In Dermacentor variabilis isolate Ectoservices unplaced genomic scaffold, ASM5094787v1 scaffold_15, whole genome shotgun sequence, a single genomic region encodes these proteins:
- the LOC142567942 gene encoding uncharacterized protein LOC142567942 yields the protein MLAALGGFFVILRVSVVNAQVCSPRHVIAKALEDAPNAQKLMQETKMTTFFLLYHSWDNTFGSKYPCLRVAKAPFSKISNVPMYVYGYRHKNQLRSSFKPVQVNKTDEAYRHHNEFIVDILIGRKAHREVFQVIYTDYKHCIVLWTSKLGYQVWVDSKYLKTNREAPSLCSFIYELLAPGERHVVYMWKKCIL from the exons ATGCTCGCTGCGCTTGGAGGCTTTTTCGTGATTTTACGCGTCAGCGTCGTCAATGCACAAGTGTGCTCGCCCCGACACGTCATCGCCAAAGCACTGGAAGATGCACCCAATGCGCAAAAG CTAATGCAAGAAACAAAGATGACGACCTTCTTTCTTCTCTACCATTCATGGGATAATACGTTTGGTTCAAAATATCCTTGCCTACGCGTTGCAAAGGCCCCATTTTCAAAAATATCAAACGTGCCTATGTACGTGTACGGCTACAGGCACAAAAATCAGCTACG GTCATCTTTCAAGCCAGTACAAGTGAACAAAACAGACGAAGCTTATCGGCACCATAACGAATTCATTGTCGATATTCTTATTG GGAGAAAAGCACATCGTGAAGTCTTTCAGGTTATATACACTGATTATAAGCACTGCATTGTCCTTTGGACCTCAAAGTTGG GCTATCAAGTCTGGGTGGACTCGAAATATCTGAAGACAAACAGAGAGGCGCCTTCCCTATGCTCCTTCATATACGAGCTGTTAGCACCAGGCGAAAGGCATGTAGTTTACATGTGGAAGAAGTGCATTTTGTAA